A section of the Nitrospira sp. genome encodes:
- the gspF gene encoding type II secretion system inner membrane protein GspF, which yields MPVYQYRGYKQDGGSATGIIDAESPKVARLKLRKDGVFPTEMSEQGGVGQTPSASHASTRPSSAGGRSALGPGDIAMMTRQLATLLVAGLPLVDALGVLLEQTDKKSVKSILADIREEIRGGKSYSVALERYPREFSQIYVHMVRAGEASGALDQILFRLAEFLEKQLALKHKVTNAILYPALMLLVGVAVLFFLMTFVVPKITAVFANLKQTLPWPTVVLMTLSRWCADYWPVLVGSAVVLMWTVRRTVRTETGRILADRLILKLPLIGDVARMVSISRLSSTLATMLASGVQLLEAMDVSRRVMNNRVLEHAVEEARQNIREGESIAEPLKRSGEFPSLVTHMIAVGERSGEMEEMLRRIGQIYDGEVDRVITRFTSLLEPVMILIMGVLVFFIVVAILLPIFEMGQMVR from the coding sequence ATGCCCGTCTATCAATACCGGGGCTACAAGCAAGACGGGGGATCGGCCACCGGGATCATCGACGCCGAAAGCCCCAAGGTCGCCCGGCTCAAGCTGAGGAAGGACGGAGTTTTTCCCACGGAGATGTCGGAGCAGGGCGGCGTCGGCCAAACCCCGTCCGCCTCTCACGCATCGACGAGGCCGTCGTCAGCAGGCGGCCGATCCGCGCTGGGTCCCGGCGACATCGCCATGATGACTCGGCAACTGGCCACGCTGCTCGTTGCGGGCCTGCCCCTCGTCGACGCCCTCGGCGTCCTCCTTGAGCAAACCGACAAGAAGTCCGTCAAGTCGATCCTGGCCGACATTCGCGAGGAAATTCGCGGCGGCAAATCCTACAGCGTCGCCCTCGAACGCTATCCGCGGGAGTTCTCCCAGATCTACGTCCACATGGTCCGAGCCGGCGAAGCCAGCGGCGCGCTGGATCAGATCCTGTTCCGGCTCGCGGAGTTTCTGGAGAAACAGCTCGCACTCAAACACAAGGTGACGAATGCCATCCTCTACCCCGCCCTGATGCTGTTGGTCGGCGTGGCCGTCCTGTTTTTCCTTATGACGTTCGTCGTGCCGAAAATCACGGCCGTCTTCGCAAACCTGAAACAGACGCTCCCCTGGCCGACGGTGGTCCTGATGACGCTCAGCCGCTGGTGCGCGGATTACTGGCCCGTTCTGGTCGGGAGCGCGGTCGTCCTGATGTGGACCGTGCGTCGTACCGTGAGGACGGAGACCGGCCGTATTCTGGCGGACCGCCTCATCCTCAAGCTGCCGCTGATCGGCGACGTGGCGCGGATGGTGTCGATTTCCCGATTGTCCAGCACGCTCGCCACGATGCTTGCAAGCGGCGTCCAGCTGCTGGAAGCCATGGATGTCTCCAGGAGGGTCATGAACAACCGCGTGCTCGAGCACGCGGTCGAAGAGGCGCGCCAGAACATCCGAGAGGGGGAGAGCATCGCCGAGCCGCTGAAGCGAAGCGGCGAATTTCCGTCGCTCGTCACCCACATGATCGCCGTCGGCGAACGGAGCGGCGAGATGGAGGAGATGCTGCGACGAATCGGACAGATCTACGACGGCGAGGTCGACCGGGTGATCACGCGCTTTACCTCGCTGCTTGAACCGGTCATGATCCTCATCATGGGCGTTCTCGTGTTTTTCATCGTCGTCGCCATCTTGCTTCCGATCTTCGAGATGGGCCAAATGGTACGGTGA
- the gspG gene encoding type II secretion system major pseudopilin GspG: MSDRMEANDGQTTGRTARGFRPMERRPLPHRVLLGQSGFTFIEIMVVVAILAILAALVVPRIMGRTDDAKRTAAKVQIRNLEGALQLYKLDNGVYPTTEQGLKALVEKPSVGVIPKKWKLGGYIPNVPEDPWGNPYKYMSPAPVQQGQYGQIKGDYQITSFGTDGETGGEGVNADITNWNLDKD, from the coding sequence GTGAGCGACAGGATGGAAGCGAACGACGGACAGACAACAGGGCGGACCGCCCGCGGCTTTCGACCTATGGAGAGGCGGCCGCTTCCCCACCGCGTGCTGCTGGGACAGAGCGGGTTCACGTTCATCGAGATCATGGTCGTGGTGGCGATCCTGGCCATTCTCGCCGCCTTGGTCGTCCCCCGCATCATGGGGAGGACGGACGATGCGAAACGCACTGCCGCCAAGGTGCAGATCCGCAATCTCGAGGGGGCACTGCAACTGTACAAGCTGGACAACGGCGTCTACCCGACGACGGAGCAGGGCCTGAAGGCCTTGGTCGAGAAACCCTCGGTCGGGGTCATTCCCAAGAAATGGAAGCTGGGCGGGTACATTCCGAACGTCCCTGAAGATCCGTGGGGCAATCCATATAAGTATATGAGCCCGGCCCCGGTTCAACAGGGTCAATACGGCCAGATCAAGGGCGACTACCAAATTACGTCGTTCGGCACCGACGGGGAAACCGGCGGAGAAGGCGTGAACGCCGACATCACCAACTGGAACCTCGACAAGGACTGA
- a CDS encoding type II secretion system protein: protein MTDRLSRAAKPGLQDRPPERLRRTGGFTILEIIIVLFLLTGLLTIIIPRIGIGETLASNGRKWVSALRTFQEMAVAAQKPVRLHIDLERGQYWPMILQDGEERVPLNEVWQTPVNLPESIHITDVQVGQKKSSAGRAALLFYPNGKIDPVVMHLTDDSNNLLGIQVEPVTATIRVSDQRIEPPRPWTLPERIRQLLQIQQTPPGVKPAAPVAPGGQS from the coding sequence ATGACAGATCGCCTTTCTCGCGCCGCCAAGCCGGGCCTGCAGGACCGTCCCCCGGAGCGGCTCCGGAGGACGGGCGGCTTCACGATCCTCGAAATCATCATCGTGCTCTTCCTGTTGACCGGATTGCTGACCATCATCATCCCACGCATCGGGATCGGCGAAACCCTTGCATCCAACGGACGCAAGTGGGTCAGCGCCCTTCGAACATTCCAAGAGATGGCCGTCGCCGCACAGAAGCCCGTGCGATTGCACATCGATCTCGAACGAGGACAGTACTGGCCGATGATCCTCCAGGACGGTGAGGAGAGAGTGCCCCTCAATGAAGTCTGGCAGACGCCGGTCAACTTACCCGAATCGATTCACATTACGGACGTCCAGGTCGGACAGAAGAAGAGCAGCGCCGGCCGGGCTGCGCTGCTGTTTTATCCCAACGGTAAAATCGACCCCGTCGTGATGCACCTCACCGACGACAGCAACAATCTGCTCGGGATCCAAGTGGAGCCGGTGACGGCCACCATCCGCGTCAGCGATCAACGAATTGAGCCTCCCCGACCCTGGACGCTGCCGGAACGCATTCGACAGCTGCTGCAGATTCAACAGACCCCTCCTGGGGTCAAGCCCGCCGCGCCCGTGGCGCCGGGTGGGCAGTCATAA
- a CDS encoding prepilin-type N-terminal cleavage/methylation domain-containing protein, which yields MHDARGFTLLEVLIALAILAMALPILLGLRNFDLGLYSRADDIVAATMLAQEKLMETEAATAFPLGETGGDFQNPPPGAQSPAGFQNRAEKYRWKRLVTTTMLPNVREVKIQIIWPQGAADEMVEVSTYVFSSASL from the coding sequence ATGCACGACGCTCGAGGTTTCACCCTGCTGGAGGTGCTGATCGCCCTGGCCATCCTGGCGATGGCCCTGCCGATTCTCCTCGGCTTGCGCAACTTCGATTTGGGGCTGTACTCGCGGGCCGACGACATTGTGGCTGCCACCATGCTCGCGCAGGAGAAGCTGATGGAAACGGAGGCGGCCACCGCCTTTCCGCTGGGCGAAACCGGCGGCGATTTTCAGAACCCTCCTCCCGGAGCTCAATCGCCGGCCGGATTCCAGAATCGGGCGGAGAAATACCGCTGGAAACGCTTGGTCACGACCACCATGCTGCCGAACGTTCGCGAAGTGAAGATCCAAATCATCTGGCCGCAGGGGGCTGCGGATGAAATGGTCGAGGTCAGCACCTATGTCTTTTCGTCCGCCTCGCTCTGA
- a CDS encoding type II secretion system protein GspJ has translation MSFRPPRSEQGFTLVEVLLAVALVAVIATMVFSALYLTASAIDRTRAAATEEQLLRSTLRVMADELAMSLQHPASPWIGINGQQGGEPADTIAFMTVGPFRAMNAATDTEMVRIVYTRNETALMRIVRRNIFGINDESLEQMELAKKVRGFNVRYYNRTGNIWSDEWDGRARSGVPTAILIELSLEQDAPEPRIIRQWVSVGAPS, from the coding sequence ATGTCTTTTCGTCCGCCTCGCTCTGAGCAGGGATTTACGTTGGTCGAGGTGCTGCTGGCGGTCGCCCTGGTGGCCGTGATCGCCACGATGGTCTTCAGCGCGCTCTATCTGACCGCCAGCGCGATCGACCGGACCCGGGCCGCGGCGACGGAGGAGCAATTGCTGCGGAGCACGCTGCGCGTCATGGCCGACGAACTGGCCATGAGCCTCCAACACCCCGCAAGTCCCTGGATCGGCATCAATGGGCAACAGGGAGGGGAACCGGCCGATACGATCGCGTTCATGACGGTCGGACCGTTTCGCGCGATGAACGCCGCAACCGATACGGAAATGGTCCGCATCGTCTATACCAGGAACGAAACCGCCCTGATGCGGATCGTCCGGCGCAATATCTTCGGCATCAACGACGAATCGCTGGAGCAAATGGAACTGGCGAAGAAGGTGCGGGGGTTCAATGTCCGTTACTACAACCGGACCGGCAATATCTGGTCAGATGAGTGGGACGGGCGGGCCAGGTCCGGGGTCCCGACGGCGATCTTGATCGAGTTGAGCCTCGAGCAGGACGCGCCGGAGCCGCGGATCATCCGCCAGTGGGTGTCCGTCGGAGCCCCGTCATGA
- the gspN gene encoding type II secretion system protein GspN, translated as MTLRLPWSGMATSMKEPLLWTAAGALSFVGFLFLTFPFQALQARILSEITRATGWDVRAAGWSVELPLGVAWHDVMVSRPNAAPFPIESMTMKVGLWAQLTGRHALDALVHFPGSGQPGAARATGTITASSWSFQGPTAVKVHLQQIDLSLFLKPLVTKGLFRADVDQAWIGNADGTVAFKGNGTWKAEAADLTLEQIPAGSSRLPSLTFNRVMLTLMCRNDQCDVKEFNGEGPDGTISGQGRFRLMQPIQQTELELSVTVQAGAGWAQKSAGLALPPFPPGTSLTFKVLGTIANPRVSV; from the coding sequence ATGACCCTGCGCTTGCCCTGGTCCGGCATGGCAACCTCCATGAAGGAGCCGCTCCTCTGGACCGCAGCGGGAGCGCTCAGCTTCGTCGGCTTCCTGTTTCTGACCTTTCCGTTCCAGGCGCTGCAGGCCCGTATCCTGTCCGAAATTACGCGGGCTACCGGATGGGATGTACGGGCGGCAGGGTGGTCCGTCGAATTGCCGCTCGGCGTGGCCTGGCATGACGTGATGGTCTCAAGACCCAACGCCGCTCCGTTTCCGATCGAATCGATGACCATGAAGGTCGGGCTGTGGGCCCAACTCACGGGACGCCACGCGCTGGACGCTTTGGTGCATTTCCCCGGTTCGGGGCAGCCAGGCGCGGCCAGGGCCACGGGAACCATCACGGCCTCGTCCTGGTCCTTTCAAGGACCGACGGCCGTGAAAGTCCACCTCCAGCAGATCGATCTCTCGTTGTTCCTTAAGCCGCTCGTCACAAAAGGTCTCTTCCGAGCCGATGTGGACCAGGCCTGGATCGGCAACGCGGACGGAACCGTCGCATTCAAAGGCAACGGCACCTGGAAGGCAGAAGCAGCGGACCTGACCCTGGAGCAGATCCCGGCGGGGTCCAGCCGGCTTCCCTCGCTGACATTCAACCGTGTCATGCTCACGCTCATGTGCCGCAACGACCAATGCGACGTGAAGGAATTCAACGGAGAGGGTCCTGACGGGACAATTTCCGGACAGGGCCGATTCCGCCTGATGCAACCGATCCAACAAACCGAGCTGGAGTTGAGCGTCACCGTCCAAGCCGGAGCCGGTTGGGCTCAAAAATCCGCCGGACTGGCGCTCCCCCCGTTCCCGCCCGGCACCTCCCTCACGTTTAAAGTGCTCGGGACTATCGCAAATCCCAGGGTGTCGGTGTAG
- the pilM gene encoding pilus assembly protein PilM, whose translation MVAECVGLDIGLTAFKAVRFRRRLTGRESVEYFHLPLPFGRPETAEPAKRAGQLRSFLWQHGLYGGGDIVTALPCQDLFIRTLSFPFRDAAKLAQVVPFEVENLIPMSLEDVAMGSMVLPARESPDAPQKPKTAEVLVTAAPKEKVAEHLQFLAAADLKPSAIGVDGMALYSVTQFLQEEGARVPGELAIIDVGATKTTLCLIREGRPTLLRTLLWGGNHLTHALAVRYACSFAEAERRKRTMAAQDVNAWLEPLLKELRVTLHAYEGNGRQRLSHCWVSGGGSKLRELGGHVAQELGLIPVGPRQGFGASCPRAFSIAFGLAIHPKIVRPRWKTKAIGSDLAVDLNAGTAAAAAQVAALRQDRRLALWGAVVLGILALIDLSVRVYVKDRAFTDVKQALHADFVRSFGEGAGSGEEIDVARYRVGQLEKGLAVIDGSRSNMLAHLSSLAKQLPSGVPLTIRDLTIDGSTVHLEGETASFDAVEKIKQAFSGSGKFQDVSVSDTRVGSTASQVVFRLAYVVPQP comes from the coding sequence ATGGTCGCCGAATGTGTGGGCCTCGATATCGGGCTGACGGCATTTAAGGCTGTGCGATTTCGCCGCCGCCTGACCGGCCGGGAGTCCGTCGAGTACTTTCATCTTCCACTCCCTTTCGGTCGTCCGGAAACCGCCGAACCGGCCAAGCGCGCCGGTCAATTACGAAGCTTCCTCTGGCAGCACGGTCTCTACGGCGGCGGCGACATTGTCACCGCTCTGCCCTGTCAGGACCTGTTCATCCGCACCCTGTCCTTTCCGTTCCGCGACGCCGCAAAACTGGCGCAGGTCGTACCGTTCGAGGTGGAAAATCTCATCCCCATGTCCCTGGAGGACGTGGCCATGGGGAGCATGGTCCTGCCTGCGAGAGAATCGCCGGACGCCCCGCAGAAACCCAAGACCGCCGAAGTCCTCGTGACGGCCGCACCCAAGGAGAAAGTCGCCGAGCATCTTCAATTCCTAGCTGCGGCGGATTTGAAGCCCTCCGCGATCGGCGTGGACGGCATGGCGCTCTATTCGGTCACTCAGTTCCTGCAAGAGGAAGGGGCCCGCGTGCCCGGCGAACTGGCGATCATTGATGTCGGAGCGACAAAGACCACGCTCTGCCTCATTCGAGAAGGGCGCCCGACCCTGCTCCGTACCCTCCTGTGGGGCGGCAATCACCTTACCCATGCCCTGGCCGTCCGTTACGCCTGCAGTTTTGCGGAGGCCGAGCGACGCAAGCGAACCATGGCCGCTCAGGACGTCAATGCCTGGTTGGAGCCTCTGTTGAAGGAACTGCGCGTAACGTTGCACGCCTATGAGGGAAACGGACGCCAGCGTCTCTCCCATTGCTGGGTCTCAGGCGGAGGGTCGAAACTGCGGGAGCTGGGCGGACACGTCGCCCAGGAGCTCGGGCTGATTCCCGTCGGACCGCGGCAGGGATTCGGTGCGTCGTGCCCCAGAGCCTTTTCGATCGCCTTCGGCCTGGCCATCCATCCCAAGATCGTCCGCCCACGCTGGAAAACCAAAGCCATCGGCTCCGACCTTGCCGTCGATCTCAACGCCGGGACTGCCGCCGCCGCCGCACAGGTGGCGGCGTTGCGTCAGGACCGCCGGCTGGCCCTGTGGGGCGCCGTGGTGCTCGGCATTCTGGCGTTGATCGACCTTTCCGTGCGGGTCTACGTCAAGGACCGGGCCTTTACCGACGTCAAGCAAGCGCTTCACGCCGACTTCGTCCGCAGCTTCGGCGAAGGAGCCGGGTCGGGCGAGGAGATCGACGTGGCACGATATCGCGTCGGACAGCTCGAGAAGGGTCTTGCCGTCATCGACGGCAGCCGTTCGAACATGCTGGCCCACCTGTCGAGCCTGGCGAAGCAACTGCCGTCCGGCGTTCCCTTGACCATCCGGGATCTGACGATCGACGGTTCGACCGTCCATCTCGAAGGCGAAACCGCGTCGTTCGACGCGGTGGAAAAAATCAAGCAAGCGTTCTCCGGGAGCGGCAAGTTCCAAGACGTCTCGGTATCGGACACCCGAGTCGGGTCGACCGCCAGCCAAGTCGTCTTTCGCCTGGCCTATGTGGTGCCGCAGCCATGA
- the gspM gene encoding type II secretion system protein GspM, with protein MMMQTLKERWRHLAPRERMIVSIGGAVLLACLLLLVLIDPLLTTMDQLERKTVRKQKERSELTLLAAEYAAKQARLAQREQRLPPTESNFSLLAFMEEAATSAQLRDRIVGMQPQQPTTVQGYQETAVDLRLDGVELPQLLALLVVLEQAPYDVQVRHIQIKPKYDNPVSLDASLRIVTYVKV; from the coding sequence ATGATGATGCAGACCCTCAAAGAGCGATGGCGCCATCTCGCTCCTCGCGAACGGATGATCGTGAGCATCGGGGGAGCGGTGCTCCTGGCGTGCCTTCTGTTACTGGTGCTGATCGATCCGCTGCTCACCACGATGGACCAGCTGGAGAGGAAAACCGTCCGCAAGCAGAAAGAACGATCGGAGCTGACTCTGTTGGCCGCGGAATACGCCGCGAAGCAGGCCAGACTGGCTCAGCGCGAGCAACGGCTCCCACCGACCGAGAGCAATTTCTCCCTGTTGGCCTTCATGGAAGAGGCGGCCACGTCGGCTCAGCTCAGGGACCGTATCGTCGGCATGCAACCCCAGCAGCCGACCACGGTACAAGGCTATCAGGAAACCGCCGTCGATCTCCGCCTTGACGGCGTGGAACTCCCGCAGCTCCTGGCACTCCTGGTCGTGCTGGAGCAGGCACCCTACGATGTTCAAGTGCGACACATCCAGATCAAGCCGAAGTACGACAATCCGGTCAGTTTGGATGCCTCGCTGAGAATCGTCACCTATGTCAAGGTCTGA
- the gspK gene encoding type II secretion system minor pseudopilin GspK: MSRSDERGVALLLALLILTLLVALILEFDSEARREYRDAAAFRDSFKATVLTRAAVQAARAVLQQDFLKDRQAGKFYDAPTDLWAFPIQQYPIGDGMLSAQIEDERGKLNLNDLAAGGDPNARKNKVLRVKRLFELMQISPEIVDAIVDWIDPDDTPEPAGAETLYYQSLHPPYRAANAPLQTVEELRLVKGMTADSFDKISRYITVYPQEGEGRMNLNTAELIVLQTLDARVSQAVAGEIIQGRPYKTIQELDRVGSFEAVGKELRLQNAYDIKSDVFSARMTLTVNDVVRHAIVTLRRDANTGTSTVLYYRVL, from the coding sequence ATGTCAAGGTCTGACGAGCGCGGCGTCGCCCTCCTTCTCGCGCTGTTGATCCTCACCCTCCTCGTCGCCTTGATCTTGGAGTTTGACTCCGAGGCGCGGCGTGAATACCGGGACGCGGCAGCCTTCCGAGACAGCTTCAAGGCCACGGTGTTGACGCGCGCTGCGGTACAGGCGGCCAGGGCCGTCCTCCAACAGGATTTCCTCAAGGACCGGCAAGCCGGAAAATTCTACGACGCGCCGACGGACCTCTGGGCCTTTCCGATTCAGCAATACCCCATTGGAGACGGTATGTTGAGCGCACAAATTGAGGACGAGCGCGGCAAGCTGAATCTCAACGACTTGGCGGCGGGAGGGGACCCCAACGCCAGAAAAAACAAGGTGCTCCGGGTGAAGCGCCTGTTCGAACTGATGCAGATCAGCCCCGAAATCGTCGATGCGATCGTCGACTGGATCGACCCCGACGATACCCCTGAGCCGGCCGGCGCCGAAACCCTCTACTACCAATCGCTGCATCCGCCGTATCGGGCCGCGAACGCCCCGCTGCAGACTGTGGAGGAACTCCGGCTCGTCAAGGGGATGACAGCGGACAGCTTCGACAAGATCTCCCGCTATATCACGGTGTATCCTCAGGAGGGCGAGGGCCGCATGAATCTCAATACCGCCGAGTTGATCGTACTGCAGACGTTGGATGCGCGCGTCAGCCAGGCCGTCGCAGGCGAGATCATTCAAGGCCGGCCCTACAAGACCATTCAAGAACTGGATCGCGTCGGAAGCTTCGAGGCGGTGGGAAAGGAACTGCGCCTTCAGAATGCGTACGACATCAAGAGCGACGTGTTTTCCGCCCGCATGACGCTGACCGTCAACGACGTCGTCAGGCACGCCATCGTGACCCTCCGCCGGGACGCCAATACCGGCACCAGCACCGTCCTGTATTACCGCGTCCTCTAG